Genomic window (Flavobacteriales bacterium):
GCGGCCCATGTGGATCATGGGGAACAGGGCCGCCATTATCACTGCGAAGATGGTCATGGCTTCCGCCGAACGGTTCACGGCCATACGCCATTTCTGGCGGAAAAGCAGCAGTACCGCGCTGATGAGCGTGCCCGCGTGGCCGATGCCCACCCACCACACGAAGTTGGTGATGTCCCAGGCCCAGTTGATGGTCTTGTTCATCCCCCATACCCCGATACCCTCGCTGATCAGGTAGAGGATGCAACCAACGCCGTAAGCGGCAATGATGGACGCGATGGTAAGGAGTATGTACCACGTGCGGGGGGCCTTGTTCTCGATAGGGCCCACCACGTCCGCCGTGATGTCCCCGTAAGTGCGGTGGCCCAAGATGAGCGGTGGGCGTATGGCTGCTTCCTGATGCATGTTGCCGGTCTTCTCTTAGGCTTTGTGGTGTTCGTCCTTCTCTTCGATGTTGCGCACCTTCACTAAGTAGGTCACATTGGGCTGGACTCCGAGTTCCTCGAGCATCTGGTAGCCGCGGGCATTGTCCCGACCGGCACGCACTTGGCTTCCGCTGTCATTGAGGTCGCCGAAGATGATGGCCCCGGTGCCACAAGCGGCTGAACAAGCGGTCTCGATATCGCCGTCCTTCACTGGCCTGCTCTGCTTTTTCGCTTCGAGCTTACCGTTCTGGATCCGTTGCACACAGAGACTGCACTTTTCCATCACGCCGCGCCCACGCACCACCACATCGGGATTCAGTACCATGCGCCCGAGGTCATCCCAAGCGGGGTTCACATCGCCGAATTGTTCGGTGACGTAATTGAACCAGTTGAAGCGACGGACCTTGTAGGGGCAGTTGTTCGCGCAATAGCGAGTACCGATGCACCGGTTGTAGGTCATCATGTTCAGGCCTTCCTCACTGTGCGTGGTAGCCACCACAGGGCACACTGTTTCGCAAGGCGCATGATTGCAATGTTGGCACATCACCGGCATGAAGATCACCGATGGCTGCTCGCTCGGGCGCTCCATTTCCGACAATCGCCCGGCCCAGCTCAGGCCTTCGGTATCCGTGTGCGTGTCCGAGCTGTAATAACGGTCAATGCGCAACCAATGCATTTCACGGCTCCGGCGCACTTCGTCCTTGCCTACCACGGAGATGTTGTTCTCGCTGTTGCAGGCGGTGATGCATGCGCCGCAACCGATGCAGCTGTTGAGATCGATGCTCATGCCCCAACGATGGCCCACTTCGGCGATGGGGTGGTCCGCCCACAGGTCGATCGAGGTTGCCGGCACGCGGTCCTGCGCGTCCACCTTGCCGTCGTTGTTCACATCCTCATGGACGGCCAGGGTCTCCAGCTCATTGTAGGTCTCACGCGGCTCGTTCAAGGCCCACACGGTGTAGGTGGTCTCCTTCACGATGCTCTCGCGGTCCATGCCCGTCATCTGGGTCTGGGTGAGGGCGATGGCGTAGGTACCGCCGGTCGTTTCCACGGAAGCTGGCGCGGAATAGCGCACGGTGTTGTCAAGAAGGGACGTCCACGGATAAGCGTTTTTGCCTACCGGGGCCGGGCTGCCGTCCGCATTGCGCATGCAGGCGGCGCGGCCAACACGCTCACCGTTGGCGCCACGGCCGTAACCAAGGGCAACTGCCAAGGTCTTCGGTGCCTGACCGGGGCTCATGATCGCTGGTAGCTCCATGGCGATGCCGTTCACCGTCACTTTCAATACTTGCGCCGGGCTTTCCTGGCCGATATAGAGCTCTTTGAAGGTCTTGCCGGTGAGTTCACTGAGGTCTTCCGGGGCGATACAGACGTAGTTGTCCCAAGTCGCCTTTGTGATGGGGTCCGGTAGTTCCTGCAACCACGGATTGCTCGCGTGCAGGCCGCTGCCAAGTGCTTCGGAGGTGTACAATTCCACTTCCCAATCCCCTGTTTGCTTGGTGATCTCGCGGACTTTGCCGGCAGCCTGGGCCACATCGGCGCTGAAGACGGTGGGCTCGGCCGTCTCACTGATAGTGCCGGCGTAGACTCCGTCATGGACACTTTGATCCCAGCTGTTCAGGGTGCCGCCCCCTGCGGGAAGGGTATCCTTGCAGACGTTCTGCACGAAGCTGTGCCAATCGGTGTCCACACCGCTCCATGCCAAGAGGCTCTGGCCCCATTGGCGGGTGTCGAACAACGGACGGATCGTGGGCTGGGTGAGCGCGTAGTGCCCGGATGTGGGGACTTGATCGTTCCAGCTTTCCAGCCAATGGTGGTCGGGAGTGATCCAGTTGCACAAGCTGGCGGTCTCGTCGGCATGGCTGCTGAAGCTCACCGTCAGGCCGGTCTTCTTCAAGCCCGCCTTGAACTCCTCCGCATTCGGCAGTGTATAGGCGGGATTGGTGCCTGCGATGAGGATCGCGCCCACCGTGCCAGCGTTCATGTCCTTCACCAACTGGGCCATCACCGCATCGTTCCCTTGGAAGAAGGGCGAAGCGTTGTGGATGTCGATGGTGCTGCCGTAGTTGCTCAGCATGCTGTTGATGCTGTTCACCAGTACCTGCGTGCCTTCATCGTTGACGCCGCACATCACTACGCTCTTGCCTTTGGCTGCGAGCAGCTCCTTGGCGCATTGGGCAATGGCGGCATCGGCGTGTGCGTCCACCTTCAGGGCGGAGACCGTGGTCCCTCCCGTTTGAACGGCGATCGCATCGTGCAGCCCCATGACAACGAGGGGAAGCATGCTGTTGCGCACGGCGGTGCGCTGGTCCGCGTTGGCTCCCGTAAGGCTCATGCGCGCCTCGAACTGCCAGTGGCGGCTCATGGGCAGGTCCTTCGTGGCACTTTCAGGCTTGCGGCGCTGGGCATATTGCCATACGTTCTCGTTGGTGCTCCCCCAATTGCTGAGAAAGTCCGCACCCACGCCCACCACCACATCAGCTTTGGAGAGGTCGTAGGTCGGGAAGGCCCATTTGCCGAAGCTTTTGAGGTTGGCGCTAGCGATGCCGGCGTAGCTCACGGCGTCGTACTGTACATGGTCCACAGCGCCGCCCACGTTCACGGTCATTTCAGCATCGCTGCTGTTAAGGCGCAGGTTGTGCTTGGCCTTGAATACATCGATGGCCGACTTGGTGCTGGGGCTGATCACCGTGTTGGTGAGGATCACGATGCGCTTGCCTGCGGCGCTTGCCTTTTCCAGCTCACCGCCGATGGCCTTGTCCGCATCGGACCATGGTTGCTGCGCGAAGTTGCCGCCCTTCACCTCCATGGGGCCGGGCAGGCGCTCGCTGTCATACAGGCCCAGTACGCTGCTGTTCACCCGTGCATTGATGGTGCCCTTGCCGACCTTCGGGTCCCGATTGATACCGAAGCGGGGGTTCCCTTGGACGTGGATGGGGCGCCCTTCACGGGTCTTCACCAGCACGCTGGCGAAGTCCTCCCCGTCATAATAGGTGCTGGCATACCAGTTGGCCACCCCGGGAGTGATCTCCTCGGGCTTGTTCACATACGGAATGCTCTTGATCACCGGGGTCTCGCATGCGGCCAGGGTCGCGGCGCCCACGGAGAAGCCCAGGAATTTCAGGAAATCGCGGCGGCTGGTGGTGGAGCCGGTGATGCTGCCATCGGCAAGCACCTGGTCCAGGGGCATGGGTTCATTGAACTCGTTGGTCCCGGTGGCCGGTACGTGTGCAGGGTCCGTTTCGGAAAGGTCCTGCCAATATCGTTTCGTGCTCGACATCTGTCTGCGCTGATCGGTCTTAGTAATGGCACTTGGCGCAATCCCAGCCGCCAAGCTCACGAACGGTGATCTTCTCGTCCTCCAAGTATTTCTTGAGCTCACGCTGGCCCATCGGTGTTTGGGCCAGGCGGCGGTGTATCTCCTTATAGTAGCCATTGTCGCTACCGGCCACCTTGACCTCCGTTTCGTTGTGGCACTGGAGGCACCAGCTCATGGTCAGTGGGGCCCATTGCTCCGCTTGGTCCATCCCGGTGTCCACGGGGCCATGACACTTCTGGCACTCGATCTTGGCCACGGCAACGTGTTGGGAGTGATTGAAATACACGTGGTCGGGCAGGTTATGGACCTTGTTCCACACGATGGGCTTCTCATTGCCGGTGTAGGTCATGGTCGCGGGGTCCCATCCTACGGACGCATAGATCTTTGCGATCTCCACCGTGCCGGTCTTCGGCCCTTCACTGACGGCCTTGTGGCAATTCATGCACACGTTGGCACTGGGGATACCGGCGTGGCGGCTTTTCTCCGCGCCGCTATGGCAATACTGGCAATTAATGGCCAAGTTGTCCTTGCCGGCATGCACCGTGTGGTCGAACAGGATGGGTTGCGAGGGCTTGTAGTGGGCCACGGTTTCACCACCATACACACCGATCTGGAAGAGAAAATTCCAGGTCAGTACAGCGCCCCAGACCAACAATAGCAGCACTGCCACCGAGGCCCATCCCTTGTTGCGACCGGCCCAACGGCAAATGCGGCCCCAAATACCCAAGGCGGGTTCCGCCGCAAGCCCTTGCTTTTCCCGGACCGCGTTAGAAAGCTGATGCCGGACACCACCCAAGGAGAGCAGCACCAGAAGTAGCAACAGTCCGGTGATCACCAACCATTCCCAGTTGCTGGAAGGTGCTTTTTCCGCAGGAGCCTCGGTCTGTGGCTTGGCGCTGGCAGGAGGTCCGTAATTGTCCGCATAATACAGTATGGCAGCGATGTCGGCGTCGCTCACCGCCTGTGGCGGCATCACGATCTTATTGTGGGTCTCGAAGAGCTGCTTGGCGTGGTCGTTGCCGGTCTTGATATAGGCCTGGCTGTTCTTGATCCAGGCGTGGAGGTCACCCTTGCCTTCCCAACGCTGCGTTGCACCCTTCACTGCCGGGCCGGTCATGTCCTTGTCCGGCTTGTGGCAGCTGGCGCAGTTCGCTTTGAAGATCTTTTCGCCGGAGTCGTATTGAGCTTGGTCCACCTGAGCGGAAACGCTGGTGACGGTCAGCAGAATGGCGGCGAGGGCGCTGAGGTGTAGCAGACCTATGGAACGCTTGAGAAGCCTGAGTACAAAGGACATTCCGGACAAATTTGATGGTGGATCCCGATGGATCATCGCCGCGCAAAAATAGACGCCAAGCCATACGACGGTAGCCATACAGCCAACGGATAGCGGGTAAATGCCCTATTTAGAAACATTCTAAAGTGTGTAGATGGACCGCAAAGCCACAACACCATTGGTCAAAGTCATGTCATGGGGGTGTAATTTTCATTCCCTCTTGATCGGGCACTACCCGTTACAAAATGGTGGTTCGTACAGCTCGCATTTTCCCAAGGACCGTGAGCACGATTCTTGCCCAGTGCTTTTGTGCCGGTACATTTGGCCCACACATGCGCAACGTCATCCCGTTCCTCCTACTATTACTGGGCATCCAACTCTCCGCGCAGGAGGACATCCGTCTGTTCAAGCCTTCCAACGTCCCGGTGGACAGCACCGCCACGACCTCCGTGGTGACCCGAACCAACGACAGCTTGCCAACGGACAGCGTAGCTCACGGCGTTGTCACCGTGGTGGAAAACGATCGTATCAAAGCCCTGATGGCGGATTATGCCGCGCACAAGCGTCCCTTGGACGGATACCGCGTGCAGATCTTTCTTGGCGACCGCACCATGGCAGAGAGCACCCGGCGGACCTTCCTACTGCAACACCCTGAAATTCCAGCCTATCTCAGCTACCTCGCACCCAACTTCCGTGTTCGCGTTGGCGACTTGAGGGACCGGATAGAGGCCGAAGGGCTCCGAGAAAACCTGAGAGGCGATTTCCCGGGGCTTTATGTGGTGCCCGATCAGATCGAACTGCCAAAGTTGCCCACTGGAGACAATTGAGCCGTGGACGACCCAAGGTGTTCGCATGACCCGTAGGTCCGCTTTGCGAAACTGCTGTGAACTGCTTACTGCCGATTGCCGAGTGCCTGCTGCACCTGCCTTTACCCCTCCAGCGTACGCTTCACCTCTACCATCTCGAAGGCCTCGATGTTATCGCCGACCTTGATGTCGTTGAAGTTCTTGATGCTTAGGCCACATTCGTAGCCGTGCGTCACTTCCTTTGCGTCGTCCTTGAAGCGCTTGAGGTCGCTGAGCTCGCCGGTATACACCACGATGCTGTCGCGGATCAGACGGATCTTACTGTTCCGGGTGATCTTGCCGTCCAGCACATAACAACCGGCCACCGTGCCCACCTTGCTGATGCGGAAGGTATCACGCACTTCGGCGGTACCGATGACATTCTCCACCTCCTTCGGGGTGAGCATGCCCTCCATGGCCAGCTTCAGTTCCTCGATGGCGTCGTAGATGATGGAATAAAGGCGGATCTCGATCTCCTCGTTCTCGGCCAGTTTCCTAGCGCCAACGGTGGGACGAACTTGGAAGCCGACGATGATGGCATTCGATGCCGAGGCGAGCAGTACGTCGCTCTCCGCGATGGGGCCCACTGCTTTATGGATCACGTTCACCTTGATGCTCTCGGTGCTGAGTTTCAGCAAGGAATCGGTCAAGGCCTCCACGGAGCCGTCCACGTCGCCTTTCACGATGACATTGAGTTCCTTGAAGTCCCCGATGGCCAAACGACGCCCGATCTCGTCCAGCGTGATGTGCTTGTGGGTGCGGATGCCCTGTTCGCGCTGCAACTGCTGTCGACGTGTGGCGATCTGGCGCGCCTCGCGCTCATCGGCCATTACATGGAAGCGGTCACCCGCGTTAGGGGCACCGTCCAGGCCGAGGATGGAGACGGGGACCGAAGGCCCGGCCTCGGTGACCTGCTGGCCACGTTCATTGAACATGTTCCGCACGCGACCGCTGTATTGGCCAACGAGCAATATGTCGCTCTTGTGCAAGGTTCCTCCTTCCACCAAAAGCGTGGTCACATAGCCGCGGCCCACCTCCAGCGTACTTTCGATCACGACACCGGTGGCCCGTTTCTCAGGATCGGCCTTCAGTTCGAGCAGATCGGCCTCCAGCAGCACTTTGTCCAGTAGCTGTTCAATACCGGTGCCTTTCTTCGCGCTTATCTCCTGGGTCTGGAACTTGCCGCCCCATTCCTCCACGAGGATGTTCATCTGGGAGAGCTGATCGCGGATCTTTTCCGCATTGGCGCCCTCCTTGTCGATCTTGTTGAAAGCGAAGACCATCGGCACGCCCGCGGCCTGCGCGTGGTTTATGGCTTCGCGGGTCTGCGGCATCACACTGTCGTCCGCCGCGATCACGATGATGGCGATGTCGGTGACCTGCGCACCACGGGCACGCATGGCTGTGAACGCCTCGTGGCCGGGCGTGTCCAAGAAGGCGATGCGCTTGCCATTGTCCAAAGTCACGCTGTATGCACCGATGTGCTGGGTTATTCCACCGGCCTCGCCGGCGATCACATTGGCCTTGCGGATGTGATCCAGCAGGGAGGTCTTGCCGTGGTCCACGTGGCCCATGACGGTAACGATCGGTGCCCGCGGCACCATGCGTTCGGGATCATCGGCCTCTTCGACCATGGTATCCTGCACGTCGGCGCCGACGAACTCCACCTTGAAGCCGTACTCATCGGCGATCACCGCAAGCGTTTCGGCGTCCAAGCGCTGGTTGATGCTCACCATCATGCCCAAGGAGAAATAGGCCTTGATGATATCGGTGACGGGCACGTCCATCATGGAGGCCAGTTCACTGGCCGTTACGAACTCAGTGACCTGCAATGTGCGGCCTGCGAGCTGACGTGCTTGGTTCTCCTCTTCACGACGTTGGTAGCGCTCCTGCCGCTTGTCGCCCTTGCGTTTTGCGCCCCGGCCTTTGCTTCCGCCACCGCCGGTCAGACGGGCGAGGGTCTCGCTGACCTTGCGCTTCACAGCGTTCTCATCAAGCTCCCCGGGCCGTCCGGATGGAGCATTGCGTTGTTCTTGTTGTACCACGCGCCCCACGTTCACGGGGCCGGGTTTCACGATGCGCTTGCGGCGGCCGCGGTCCTTGTCCCGGTCGCTGGGTTTGCGCTCACGCTCTTTCGGCAGCTCGATCTTGCCGACCGTCTTCGGCCCGGCAAGTTTTTCCACGTTCACCCGGATGGTCTCGGGCTCAGGGGCGACCGCTTTTAGCACCTCCACTTTTGCGGCGGGCTTTTCGGCGGGCTTTTCCGCAGGTGCCGGTTTTTCAGGCCCGAGCACCTTTGCGGCCGGACGTCCTTTCTTTCCACTATCGAGATCGATCTTCCCTATGGTCTTGGGGCCAGTGACCCGTAGGGTGGTGGCGCGGAAGACGTCCGATGCCGCGGCGGACGGCTCTGCGGGTGCGGCAGGTTCTGTTGATTTGGCCTTGGGCGCAGCCTTCTTCTCCGCTGGCGCGGCTGGCGCGACCTGGGCATCCGCCACAGGAGGTGCGCTGGCCGATTCCGGCGGTGCGACGGGTTCCGGCACGCTGGCCAAGGCGACCACTTCACGCTCCTGGCGCTCTTGGATCACCTGCTTACTTGCCTCCTTCTCTGCTTTGTCCTGCCCGAATTCCTTCTCCAATAAGGCATAGAGGTCTCCGGGGATCTTCGCGTTCGGGGATTCCTCCACGGCATGCCCCTTCTCGGCGAGGAACTCCACCACAGTGTGTACACCGAGGTTGAAGTCCCGTGTCACCTTGCTCAATCGCACCGATTTTCCTGCCGTTTCGCTCATTCGCTCCCAAGTTCTCGTTTTGCCCCTACTGCTACTGCCACCTGCCTACTGCTTCTCCGCACAACCACTGCCTTCTTCGTGTCCTTAGTGGTCCTTCTACCTCTACTTCGTCAATTCCAGCTTCAGTACGCGCAGCACTTCCGTCACAGTTTCTTCTTCCAGGTCCGTACGCTTGGCCAGGTCCTCCGGGGCGATCTCCACCACCGAACGGGCCGTGTCGCAGCCGATGTTCTTCAAGGCTTCGATGATCCACGGCTCGATCTCGTCGCGGAACTCGTCCAGATCGACGTCGTCCGTCACCTCGTCGCTGTCGCGGTACACGTCGATATCGAAGCCGGTGAGCTTTCCCGCCAACTTGATGTTGTGCCCGCCCTTGCCGATGGCCAATGCCACCTGGTCCGGTTTCATGTATACCTCGGCGCGCTTGTTGACCTCATCGAGCTTGATCTCACCCACTTTGGCAGGGCTCAATGCGCGCTGGATCAACAGCGAGTCGTTGGTGGTCCAGTTGATCACGTCGATGTTCTCATTGCGCAGTTCGCGGACGATGCCGTGGATGCGGCTGCCCTTCATGCCCACGCACGCGCCTACCGGATCAATGCGGTCATCGTAGCTCTCCACAGCCACCTTGGCGCGCTCACCGGGCTCGCGCACGATGCGTTTGATGGTGATCAGTCCATCGGCCACTTCGGGCACTTCCTGCTCGAACAATTTCTCCAAGAACTCAGGTGCTGTGCGCGAGAGCAGCACCACCGGGCTGTTGTTGCGCATCTCCACTTTCCACACCACCGCGCGAACGGTGTCGCCCTTCTTGAAGAAGTCGGTCTTGATGTGCTGGTCCTTCGGCATGATCAGCTCGTTGCCCTCATCGTCGAGCACCAAAGTCTCGCGCTTCCAGATCTGGTACACCTCGCCGGTGATTATCTCGCCCACGCGCTCCTTGTACTTCTCGTAGATGTGGTCTTTCTCCAGCTCCATGATGCGGCTCTGGAGGTTCTGCTTCAGGGAAAGAATGTTGCGGCGGCCGAAGTCGGGGATCTTCACCTCTTGGCTCACCTCTTCTCCAACCTCGAAGTCGGGCTCGATCTTCAGAGCTTCGCTGAGGGGGATCTGCAGGCCCTCGTCCTCCACTTCGCCGTCGGGAACGATCTCGCGGTTCAGCCAGATCTCCAGATCACCCTTGTCCGGGTTGATGATGATGTCGAACTTGGCCTCTTCGCCATATTTCCGTTTCACCACGCCGCGGAACACATCCTCCAGAATGCCCATCATGGTCACCCGGTCGATGTTTTTGATGTCTTTGAATTCCCCGAAGGATTCGATGAGGTTCACTGTGCTCATTGCACTGCTTCAGTTGAGGTTGATAGTGGCCTGGGTGGACTTGATGCCGGCGAATGGGATCACCGTGGTCTCGTCCGAAAGTTTAGGCTGACGGCCCTTCACCTTGGAGGGTTGAAGGATCTGCAGCGATATTCCATGTTCATCAAAGGTCTTCAGCACGCCCTGCACCAAGGTGCCGTCGACGAGCGTGAGGTCCACCCCTTTTCCAATGCGCTTGCGGTACTGGCGTTCCACTTTGAAGGGCTTGCCCAGTCCGGGGCTGCCCACTTGCATTTCCACGTCGTCCATGGCCTCTCCGAATTCCTCTTGGAGGCCCTTATTGATGCTGGTGAGGTCGCCCAAGGTGATGGGAGTCTCATCATGATCCACCTCCACTACGGCCTTTCCGCCCGGACGCACTTCGGCGCTCACCAAAAAATGGGGAGTGCCTTCCAGCTGCCGCTGCAAAGCCTGTTGAAGTTGGTCTGTAGTGATCATCATCGGACTGTGCTGATACGGGGAACAAAAAAGAGGGGCGGCCCCCTCTTCCTCACTTCACCGCCTCCGAACGGCGGCAAATATAGCGGTTTCCGGGGAAAATACGACAGGTGTTATTTAACGGGATCAGCGGGATCCAAAGGATCGAGAGGTGGTCGTCCCGAGCAGGACAGGATCTGACCGGACGACCGTCTGAGAGGATGGATGTCGGCCAGCGGACAACACATGAGGTCCGCTGCAATTCGTTCAGTGGTCTTTATCCCCCTTCCTCCACACTACTGCATTGCAGGAAGAAGCACGGACGTCCCGGTGCGTTCCACGTGCTTGGCCTCATCCAAGAAGGTCTCTAATGCCGCTACTTCCTTCCTATAAAAATATCCTCTTCCCCTGCAAGACCATAGCTTGGATAGTCCTGGGAGATGTTAATGCGTTCCACCTTAAATCCGGCCGATGACAACCGGTCAGTATAGTCTTGGCCATAGATCCGCACATGGTCGAACTGGCCGAAGGCAATTTCCCGTTCTTCCGGTGTGGTGACCGACCAGTCTTCAATTGTCTTCTCCGAATTCTTTGATATCGGCACCTGCAAGATCGCCTCACCGCCTACTTTCAAGACCCGGAGCAGCTCTTTCATCGCGTCCAGATCGTTCGGTACGTGTTCAAGTAGATGATTACAGATGATCCGGTCAAATGAATTGTCCGGATAAGGGATGTCCATGACGTTCATGTTCTGGACGTACTCCGGCCGGATGTATCCATCCAGGAGCAGATCTCCGCAGATATAACTCCCGAATCCCGAC
Coding sequences:
- a CDS encoding TAT-variant-translocated molybdopterin oxidoreductase encodes the protein MSSTKRYWQDLSETDPAHVPATGTNEFNEPMPLDQVLADGSITGSTTSRRDFLKFLGFSVGAATLAACETPVIKSIPYVNKPEEITPGVANWYASTYYDGEDFASVLVKTREGRPIHVQGNPRFGINRDPKVGKGTINARVNSSVLGLYDSERLPGPMEVKGGNFAQQPWSDADKAIGGELEKASAAGKRIVILTNTVISPSTKSAIDVFKAKHNLRLNSSDAEMTVNVGGAVDHVQYDAVSYAGIASANLKSFGKWAFPTYDLSKADVVVGVGADFLSNWGSTNENVWQYAQRRKPESATKDLPMSRHWQFEARMSLTGANADQRTAVRNSMLPLVVMGLHDAIAVQTGGTTVSALKVDAHADAAIAQCAKELLAAKGKSVVMCGVNDEGTQVLVNSINSMLSNYGSTIDIHNASPFFQGNDAVMAQLVKDMNAGTVGAILIAGTNPAYTLPNAEEFKAGLKKTGLTVSFSSHADETASLCNWITPDHHWLESWNDQVPTSGHYALTQPTIRPLFDTRQWGQSLLAWSGVDTDWHSFVQNVCKDTLPAGGGTLNSWDQSVHDGVYAGTISETAEPTVFSADVAQAAGKVREITKQTGDWEVELYTSEALGSGLHASNPWLQELPDPITKATWDNYVCIAPEDLSELTGKTFKELYIGQESPAQVLKVTVNGIAMELPAIMSPGQAPKTLAVALGYGRGANGERVGRAACMRNADGSPAPVGKNAYPWTSLLDNTVRYSAPASVETTGGTYAIALTQTQMTGMDRESIVKETTYTVWALNEPRETYNELETLAVHEDVNNDGKVDAQDRVPATSIDLWADHPIAEVGHRWGMSIDLNSCIGCGACITACNSENNISVVGKDEVRRSREMHWLRIDRYYSSDTHTDTEGLSWAGRLSEMERPSEQPSVIFMPVMCQHCNHAPCETVCPVVATTHSEEGLNMMTYNRCIGTRYCANNCPYKVRRFNWFNYVTEQFGDVNPAWDDLGRMVLNPDVVVRGRGVMEKCSLCVQRIQNGKLEAKKQSRPVKDGDIETACSAACGTGAIIFGDLNDSGSQVRAGRDNARGYQMLEELGVQPNVTYLVKVRNIEEKDEHHKA
- the nusA gene encoding transcription termination/antitermination protein NusA: MSTVNLIESFGEFKDIKNIDRVTMMGILEDVFRGVVKRKYGEEAKFDIIINPDKGDLEIWLNREIVPDGEVEDEGLQIPLSEALKIEPDFEVGEEVSQEVKIPDFGRRNILSLKQNLQSRIMELEKDHIYEKYKERVGEIITGEVYQIWKRETLVLDDEGNELIMPKDQHIKTDFFKKGDTVRAVVWKVEMRNNSPVVLLSRTAPEFLEKLFEQEVPEVADGLITIKRIVREPGERAKVAVESYDDRIDPVGACVGMKGSRIHGIVRELRNENIDVINWTTNDSLLIQRALSPAKVGEIKLDEVNKRAEVYMKPDQVALAIGKGGHNIKLAGKLTGFDIDVYRDSDEVTDDVDLDEFRDEIEPWIIEALKNIGCDTARSVVEIAPEDLAKRTDLEEETVTEVLRVLKLELTK
- a CDS encoding c-type cytochrome, translated to MSFVLRLLKRSIGLLHLSALAAILLTVTSVSAQVDQAQYDSGEKIFKANCASCHKPDKDMTGPAVKGATQRWEGKGDLHAWIKNSQAYIKTGNDHAKQLFETHNKIVMPPQAVSDADIAAILYYADNYGPPASAKPQTEAPAEKAPSSNWEWLVITGLLLLLVLLSLGGVRHQLSNAVREKQGLAAEPALGIWGRICRWAGRNKGWASVAVLLLLVWGAVLTWNFLFQIGVYGGETVAHYKPSQPILFDHTVHAGKDNLAINCQYCHSGAEKSRHAGIPSANVCMNCHKAVSEGPKTGTVEIAKIYASVGWDPATMTYTGNEKPIVWNKVHNLPDHVYFNHSQHVAVAKIECQKCHGPVDTGMDQAEQWAPLTMSWCLQCHNETEVKVAGSDNGYYKEIHRRLAQTPMGQRELKKYLEDEKITVRELGGWDCAKCHY
- a CDS encoding methyltransferase domain-containing protein gives rise to the protein MSFNIKKYIPNSIKRSVILAMHRGSRYICPFCGFRSKDFALTGKDYPVLVEKQVIGAGIRRGACYQCDSSDRERLVYTYLKHKLNIFEKPERINMLHLAPELRLSKVLFRSGFGSYICGDLLLDGYIRPEYVQNMNVMDIPYPDNSFDRIICNHLLEHVPNDLDAMKELLRVLKVGGEAILQVPISKNSEKTIEDWSVTTPEEREIAFGQFDHVRIYGQDYTDRLSSAGFKVERINISQDYPSYGLAGEEDIFIGRK
- the infB gene encoding translation initiation factor IF-2, with protein sequence MSETAGKSVRLSKVTRDFNLGVHTVVEFLAEKGHAVEESPNAKIPGDLYALLEKEFGQDKAEKEASKQVIQERQEREVVALASVPEPVAPPESASAPPVADAQVAPAAPAEKKAAPKAKSTEPAAPAEPSAAASDVFRATTLRVTGPKTIGKIDLDSGKKGRPAAKVLGPEKPAPAEKPAEKPAAKVEVLKAVAPEPETIRVNVEKLAGPKTVGKIELPKERERKPSDRDKDRGRRKRIVKPGPVNVGRVVQQEQRNAPSGRPGELDENAVKRKVSETLARLTGGGGSKGRGAKRKGDKRQERYQRREEENQARQLAGRTLQVTEFVTASELASMMDVPVTDIIKAYFSLGMMVSINQRLDAETLAVIADEYGFKVEFVGADVQDTMVEEADDPERMVPRAPIVTVMGHVDHGKTSLLDHIRKANVIAGEAGGITQHIGAYSVTLDNGKRIAFLDTPGHEAFTAMRARGAQVTDIAIIVIAADDSVMPQTREAINHAQAAGVPMVFAFNKIDKEGANAEKIRDQLSQMNILVEEWGGKFQTQEISAKKGTGIEQLLDKVLLEADLLELKADPEKRATGVVIESTLEVGRGYVTTLLVEGGTLHKSDILLVGQYSGRVRNMFNERGQQVTEAGPSVPVSILGLDGAPNAGDRFHVMADEREARQIATRRQQLQREQGIRTHKHITLDEIGRRLAIGDFKELNVIVKGDVDGSVEALTDSLLKLSTESIKVNVIHKAVGPIAESDVLLASASNAIIVGFQVRPTVGARKLAENEEIEIRLYSIIYDAIEELKLAMEGMLTPKEVENVIGTAEVRDTFRISKVGTVAGCYVLDGKITRNSKIRLIRDSIVVYTGELSDLKRFKDDAKEVTHGYECGLSIKNFNDIKVGDNIEAFEMVEVKRTLEG